The window AGATTGAAGGCGGCGTTGTGGCGTTCCCCCACGCTGTTGGCCATGTCCTTGGCTCTGGACCTCTGCTCACGCCCGTCGTTCGCGCCTCGGCCACTGCGTACAGCTACAACCCCAAGGAGCAGGCCGAGGTTCTGGATGCCGATGACTTGTTCGCTGCCGGCCAGCAACTGTCGCTTCTGTCGGTCTTTGAGGCGCGCAACTCTGCTCGCGTGACGGTTCTGGGATCTgccgagatgctgcagaacaAGTGGTTTGAGGCCGTGGTTGGCAAGCCTGGTGGAAATAGCTTCAGGACCGATAACCAGGAGTTTGCGAAGAGAGTATCGGGCTGGGCGTTCCAAGAGATTGGTGTGCTGCGAGTGAACAGCATTGAGCACAAGCTGCAGGACTCTGATGAGCTGAACCCCGGCATCTACCGTATCAAGAACGATGTGGTAAGTGGCACATGAAGGAGCTCAAATTGGCATATTGGCACTgacatttttttcttcaactcttcTAGTCTTACAACATCTCCCTCTCTGAGTGGAGCTGGGACAAATGGGTTCCCTTCTCCCTTCCTCAGGACGACGTTCTCCAGCTCGAGTTTTCCATGCTTTCGCCCTTCCACCGCCTCAACTTGGCTCGCACCCGCACCACTGGCGACGCTGCCGTGTATGGCGTCTCCTTCACCCTCCCCGACCAGCATggcatcttcaacttcaaggTCAACTACAAGCGCCCTTTCCTCACCAAcgttgaagagaagaacacAGTCAGCGTCCGCCACTTTGCGCACGACGAGTGGCCTCGCAGCTTTGTCATCTCGGGCGCCTGGCCTTGGATCTCTGGCATTGGGGCGACGGTGTCGGGTTTTGTTGGATTCTGCGCGATATGGATGTACAGCAAGCCTGTTGGCAAGAAGAACTGAAGGGAGCAGATgaaaggaaatgaaagaaacttttttttttaaggaGCACAAAGACTCGAAGCAAGCAAGGATGTTGTAGATTTTTTTGACTATGTAGGATTTGCATCTGGCGGGCCAAGTAATACCCACCCA is drawn from Trichoderma atroviride chromosome 7, complete sequence and contains these coding sequences:
- a CDS encoding uncharacterized protein (SECRETED:SignalP(1-18)~TransMembrane:1 (n3-13c18/19o421-444i)), producing MWSILSVAALVYAAAVSAVSTAGNRLLVVLDDVAEKDLYSQFLGDLTARGYDVSYETPRSEGLALFHLGERKYDHLLFLPSKVKGLGPNLTPSHLVNFVNADGNILVAQTSTVPSSTSIVGLLSELDISLPVERTGTVIDHFNYDVRSAAESHDVLVVEGPINIRPGLKPYFEIEGGVVAFPHAVGHVLGSGPLLTPVVRASATAYSYNPKEQAEVLDADDLFAAGQQLSLLSVFEARNSARVTVLGSAEMLQNKWFEAVVGKPGGNSFRTDNQEFAKRVSGWAFQEIGVLRVNSIEHKLQDSDELNPGIYRIKNDVSYNISLSEWSWDKWVPFSLPQDDVLQLEFSMLSPFHRLNLARTRTTGDAAVYGVSFTLPDQHGIFNFKVNYKRPFLTNVEEKNTVSVRHFAHDEWPRSFVISGAWPWISGIGATVSGFVGFCAIWMYSKPVGKKN